The Duganella sp. BuS-21 sequence CCCATGGCCGCAAGATGAAACAGGCCCTGGAGTCCAGCGGCAAGCAGGTGGAGTGGCTGAGTTTTGAAGAGGAGGGGCATGGTCTGCGCTACATCGCCAACGAGAAGAAATACTTCGACACCATGCTGGCGTTTCTGGAAAAGTATCTCGGCAAGCCGGCGGTGAAATCGGCGTCCGATTAGCGATATGCAGTAAGATCGAAGCATGAATGCTCTACGCCTTGCCTGGATACTCTGCTGGTTCTTGTCCGGCGTGGCCGTTGCCGCGCCGCTGAAAATCTATGGCATGGAAAGTGCGCCGATCAGCTTTTTGAGCAGCGGCCAGCCCGACGGCTTTGCCGTGGAGCTGGCGCGCGCGATCCAAACGCGTCTTGGCCAGCACGATGCGATCGAGATCGTGCCCTGGGCGCGCGCCAATACGCTGGCCGTGGCCGCGCCCGGCGTGATGTTGCTGTCCATCGTCCGCACGGCCGAGCGCGCGCGCACGATGCACTTCGTCGGCCCCATCTTCAACACGCGGGTGACGGCGTTTGCGTCCAAGGGCAAGGCGGCCGAGTGGCGCCAGCGCCAGGTCGATCTGCGCACGCTGCGCGGCGGCGCCCGGCGCGGCAGCATCTTCGTCACCCTGCCGCGCGAGCAGGGCTACCAGATCGTCGACGAAACCAACACCTCCGAGACCGCCGCCAAGATGCTGATGAACGGCCGCTTCGACCTGTGGTTCGACGGCGAGGAGCTGTACGTCGACGCGCTGCGCCTGGCCGGCTTCCGCGACAGCGACGTGGAAGTGGCGTTCCGGCTCGACCTGGTCGGCGTCCATTTCGCCTTCTCCAACGGCACCTCGGCCGACATCATCCGCGACTGGGCGCAGGCGCTGCGCGCGATGAAGCGCGACGGCAGCTTTCTGAAAATCTACCGCAAGTGGCTGGCCCCGCACCAGATGCCGGCCGATGTCGCATTGCAGCATTAGTGAGCATTCTCTAGGCCGGCTCGGCTAGAATGCGGTATCGGCAACCGCATTCATGGGATGGAAATGGCTAAGAAGTTGAAAAAGAACGACGACCGGCAACTGGACGCGGTGCGCATGTCGTCGCAAGAGATCTGGCAGGCCGGCCTGGCCGCCTTCGCCAAGGCGCAGGAAGACGAGGGCAAGTTCTTCTCGATGCAGTTGTTCGAGGAGCGCGTGCTGCGCGCATTGAGTTCGATCGGCGTGCCGGACCGCAAGGAAATCGACGCGCTCAACCAGCGTATCGATGAGCTAACCAAGCAGCTCGCGGCGCTGTCCGCCAAGCCGCTGCTTAAGCAGGCGGCGCTCAAGAAGGGCGCCGTGAAACAGCCCGCCGTGAAACAGCCCGCCGCCGACAAGCCGGCCGCGAAAAAAGCAAAATAACTAACTTGCGGCATCAGGCTGCTAAGTGCGCCTAAAAGCGCGTGCGGGTGTTCCTCCGTGGTGCGCATCGGTGTTATGCTTGCGCTAGAATAAACAGAGGTCTCCTCCCATGCTACAAAAA is a genomic window containing:
- a CDS encoding transporter substrate-binding domain-containing protein, which encodes MNALRLAWILCWFLSGVAVAAPLKIYGMESAPISFLSSGQPDGFAVELARAIQTRLGQHDAIEIVPWARANTLAVAAPGVMLLSIVRTAERARTMHFVGPIFNTRVTAFASKGKAAEWRQRQVDLRTLRGGARRGSIFVTLPREQGYQIVDETNTSETAAKMLMNGRFDLWFDGEELYVDALRLAGFRDSDVEVAFRLDLVGVHFAFSNGTSADIIRDWAQALRAMKRDGSFLKIYRKWLAPHQMPADVALQH
- a CDS encoding phasin family protein, with product MAKKLKKNDDRQLDAVRMSSQEIWQAGLAAFAKAQEDEGKFFSMQLFEERVLRALSSIGVPDRKEIDALNQRIDELTKQLAALSAKPLLKQAALKKGAVKQPAVKQPAADKPAAKKAK